The following proteins come from a genomic window of Heptranchias perlo isolate sHepPer1 chromosome 14, sHepPer1.hap1, whole genome shotgun sequence:
- the LOC137332050 gene encoding protocadherin-10-like, which yields MANTISSGAFFIFLLCVSDLVTGQIRYSIPEELEHGAFVGNIAEDLKLNVWELSARKLRLAFDDRKQYMEVNLENGILFVNERIDREQICRQSSTCSLSFQIILWNPFNNPLEIHPIAVEILDINDNSPIFPKNEFSLQISELIAPGTRFPLESAHDVDLGTNTVSNYQISPNEHVGLKVQTRADGRKSVELLLEKSLDREQQPTFHLVLTAIDGGTPQRSGTTRIIITVVDVNDNAPLFDHEIYRASVAENAPKGTLVIKINAADRDEGINAELTYSFRSHVSQTIRELFKLHPVTGEIRVQGVLDFEESSVYELDVQAVDNGSVGMTGHGKVVVGLIDTNDNAPELDVTVVSRALREDAPLGTVIALIRVTDPDSGEYGHVQCQIPVNIPFKLEKTLRNNYKLVTNDILDRETAALYNISISAWDGGSPPLSTSKTISVSVTDINDNAPRFTQSSYNVYLMENNIPGGSIFAVTALDSDLDQNGEVSYSILENQILDVSASAYVTINSRNGDIYALRSFDYEQLKHFQIKVQAQDDVSPPLSSTAIVNVIILDQNDNTPVIVSPSTWNSSASVEIAPQSVFPGHLVTKVIAADADSGQNSRLSYQLLEATDPNLFTVGLHSGEIRASRSIMDKDIITERLVICVKDNGQPSLSSTATISFSISSNVSEKSSEQIDKPKQSEYFTLLNLYLIIILGSTSFLFLVTIIFLVVVKFKQDRYIGEDYSSTICCFKRRNSNDAFNRRPAANEPINYTGPVHTEGYRYTVCLSPESSKSDFLFLKPCHPTLPFNDLGVRDTNARK from the coding sequence ATGGCGAATACAATCAGCAGCGGGGCgttttttattttcctgctctgtgtgtcggACTTGGTTACGGGACAAATTCGCTACTCGATTCCCGAGGAGCTGGAGCATGGGGCCTTTGTTGGGAATATCGCCGAGGATTTAAAACTAAACGTTTGGGAATTATCGGCTCGCAAGCTTCGGCTGGCCTTTGATGACAGAAAGCAATACATGGAGGTAAATCTGGAGAATGGGATTTTATTTGTTAATGAAAGAATCGACAGAGAACAGATTTGTAGACAAAGCTCCACCTGTTCTCTTTCTTTTCAAATAATCCTTTGGAATCCTTTCAATAATCCTTTGGAAATACACCCCATTGCAGTGGAGATACTAGATATAAATGATAATTCACCCATATTTCCGAAAAATGAATTCTCCCTGCAGATTAGTGAATTAATTGCGCCAGGAACGCGCTTTCCTCTCGAGAGCGCGCACGATGTGGACTTGGGCACAAACACAGTCAGCAATTACCAGATCAGTCCAAACGAGCACGTCGGTCTGAAAGTGCAGACAAGAGCTGATGGCAGAAAAAGTGTCGAGCTGTTATTAGAGAAGTCCTTGGACCGCGAGCAACAGCCAACCTTTCATCTTGTGTTGACGGCCATTGACGGTGGCACTCCTCAGAGATCAGGCACAACTCGGATTATCATTACAGTTGTGGACGTCAATGATAACGCGCCTTTATTCGATCATGAAATCTACAGGGCGAGTGTAGCAGAAAACGCCCCCAAAGGTACCTTGGTGATAAAAATTAATGCTGCTGATCGAGATGAAGGTATCAATGCTGAGCTAACGTATTCTTTCAGAAGTCACGTGTCCCAAACCATTCGCGAGTTGTTCAAATTGCACCCGGTAACTGGAGAGATCAGAGTTCAAGGTGTACTGGATTTTGAGGAATCAAGTGTTTATGAACTTGATGTACAAGCTGTGGACAATGGATCTGTCGGTATGACAGGACACGGCAAAGTTGTAGTCGGACTAATTGACACGAATGATAACGCCCCGGAGTTAGACGTGACCGTGGTGTCCCGCGCGCTGCGAGAAGATGCTCCTCTTGGAACTGTGATAGCTCTGATTCGTGTAACGGATCCAGATTCCGGTGAATATGGACATGTACAGTGTCAGATTCCAGTGAATATTCCGTTTAAGCTTGAAAAAACATTGAGAAACAATTATAAGTTGGTTACCAATGATATTCTGGATCGAGAAACGGCCGCACTGTACAACATCTCCATTTCAGCTTGGGACGGAGGGTCTCCTCCTCTATCAACAAGTAAAACCATCTCGGTTTCGGTAACTGATATAAATGACAATGCGCCGAGGTTCACGCAATCCTCATATAATGTGTATCTGATGGAGAACAATATTCCGGGTGGTTCTATATTTGCTGTTACCGCTTTAGATTCCGATTTGGATCAGAATGGGGAAGTCTCCTATTCCATTCTGGAGAATCAGATTCTAGATGTATCTGCTTCTGCTTACGTCACTATTAACTCAAGAAATGGGGACATTTACGCGCTGCGCTCCTTTGACTATGAGCAACTGAAACATTTCCAGATCAAAGTTCAAGCTCAAGATGATGTATCTCCCCCACTGAGCAGCACGGCCATCGTGAATGTTATTATCTTGGACCAGAatgacaatactccagttattgtTTCACCTTCAACGTGGAACAGTTCAGCGTCAGTGGAGATTGCGCCGCAATCTGTATTTCCAGGACACTTGGTCACCAAGGTAATCGCTGCTGATGCCGATTCCGGTCAGAACTCACGTCTTTCTTATCAACTGTTGGAGGCCACTGATCCCAATCTGTTCACTGTGGGGCTTCACTCTGGGGAAATCAGAGCAAGTCGAAGTATAATGGACAAAGACATCATCACAGAAAGACTGGTGATCTGTGTGAAGGACAATGGACAGCCCAGTCTCTCCAGTACGGCCACAATCTCATTTTCAATCTCGTCCAACGTTAGTGAAAAATCTTCTGAACAAATTGACAAACCTAAACAATCAGAGTATTTTACGCTTCTAAATCTTTATTTAATCATTATTTTAGGATCAACTTCCTTTTTGTTTCTTGTAACCATCATTTTTCTGGTCGTCGTGAAATTTAAACAAGACAGATATATTGGTGAAGACTACAGCTCTACTATTTGTTGTTTCAAAAGGCGTAATTCGAATGATGCTTTTAATCGGAGACCTGCAGCAAACGAACCAATAAATTATACTGGGCCTGTTCACACTGAAGGTTATCGTTATACCGTGTGTTTATCTCCAGAATCATCCAAAAGTGATTTTCTATTTCTGAAGCCCTGTCATCCTACCTTGCCTTTCAATGACTTGGGTGTCCGGGACACTAACGCAAGAAAATAA